The Capsicum annuum cultivar UCD-10X-F1 chromosome 1, UCD10Xv1.1, whole genome shotgun sequence sequence CCGAAATTTTTGATACCGTGGTTTTtggtattatggtatttggtatggtatatggtatacattttaaaatttttcggtatatggtatggtatacggtatttacaaatgacataccGAATAAAGTATATATAGGTACATaagtaacttatatatatatatatatatacacaaaaaaaaaaaaaaaaaaacttagcattaatataaaaatatttagactttgaaactttcgctactctatcttgattgaaatgtctttttggtgtaattgactaataaaaggaattatttgtacttcttttacaatatttctacatgtgtaatgcatttttatgatacaattaagacGTGCTTTTGAAAATtcgaagtaataatactctagtatacgagtatatattgtcaaagttaaacaaaccatggttaccgattaccataccgcaaaataccaaaaccaaacgtcaaaataccgaaccataccgaattactatggtatggtaatggtataatatttttaaaaatcgaatacCTAAATTACCGTACCAAAGTTTcaaataccataccatgcccacccctacccACCATAGTGATGCCATGCAATTTACTAATTCAATTTTGTGATTACACAATTCTCGTCAAATTAAGAAAGAGTCTTGATATTCTCTTGTCAAACTGACATACTTTCATATTTCTTAAGAGAAGCAAGAAACACAATTAATCAGATGgcatttgaaatttatgatttcttacaTCGACCTCAAGTTAATATATGATAATAACTAGCTAGGTTCACAACTAAATACTAGTAGTAGACATTTAATTATCGAATtctttaatacataaataaaagatTCGGACATGAACAAAAACTACCAGATTCTGTAAACTCATAGATAACATGTTAGATTCGCCAATTTGACAGTAACACCTAACATTCTTTGGTCAAGCATTCATTAGGGGGAGGTTATATACATTAAGAGGATGACTTTATAGTGTTAGAGACTTAAAATACAACATACATTTTGGTcgttattttattctttaatcttgaatcctgcaaaaaaaaaaaaaatgaaaagaatgtcTCAAGCATATTACGTATATATGTAGATCATTGACACAAAACTCTCGATAACTAGATTAATTCTATGTTCAAAGTTAACTAGCGGTAAACTAAGCTAATATATGATATCCTCATTGCCATTAATTATTAATTAGACAACGATAGAAGTATgcatacacatgtatatatagaATGGTATTTGAAAAGGAAAACTTAAGCACTTCCTAATTACTTCCCCACATAAATAGCTAGAGAAGTTGTACAAAATGGTTGCAAGGACTATGATTATAGCATTCCTAGTTTTGTTAACGTACTTCTTAGATACTAATGCAGCAAATATTTCAACTGATGAAGCTGCAATTTTAGCTTTCAAAGCTCATATAACTTCAGAGTCGAATGGAATATTGTCAAAAAACTGGACAAAAGGGACTAACATTTGCAATTGGATAGGCATATCTTGCAGTAAAAGGCATCAAAGAGTGACATCATTAGTCCTTAAAAGCTTTGGATTTAGAGGTTCAATAGCTAAAGAAATTGGTAACCTCTCATTCCTTAGCTTTTTGGACATTGGAAACAACAGTTTCCATGGACAAATCCCAGATGAAATCGGGCGTTTGAGGCGTTTAAAATATGTCTTTGCAAATGAATAATCTTACTGGTCAAATCCCACAAAGCCTTGGATCATTTCTCACTAGGCTTCAAATTCTTGATCTTTCTGGAAATGATCTATTTGGAGTTGTTCCATTTTCCATTTTCAATGTGTCTTCCTTAAAGCTCATTGATTTGGGACGAAATCGGATTAGTGGGGATCTGCCAAGGGGATTTTGTACTAGGCTTCCAAATCTGCAAGGTTTATTACTCGCAACAAATCAATTAGTAGGCCAAATCCCAAGTGGGCTGAATCAATGCACACAACTTCTTTATCTTTCCTTGTCATATAATCAGTCACAGGTACTCTCTCCGTCTCAAATCATCTGTCATAATTTCTTAAAATAGTTATTTCAAATTACTCCATCTGTTCATGTTACTCGTCCAGAGAGTGGCCAACTTTACTTCTCCTGTTTGAAAAACCAAGAGATATTTTACCATTTTGaaaaatgtcacataaattgcGACAAAGAAGTACATGATTAAGAATCATTTAATCCTTTTACAATGTTATGGGGCTATTTGATAATGTTCATATGTATTATTAACAGGAGGTTTGCCAAGAGACATGTGGAATTTGACAAAGCTTCAAGATTTATATATTGCTCGGAATAACCTTACAGGTAATAATAATATTGAGCAGTCAGAATAAAGGTAACCAATTTGTAAATGACCTGCTTAGATTTTTGGAATGAATTTGCAAGAATAATACCGAATGAAATCGAGAACCTATCGTCAATTCGAAGATTAAATCTTCGAAGAAACGAGTTAGTTGGAACACGGCCATCAACTCTTAGGGAATTCGTCAACTTTGGTGATGATAGACATTGGTGAGAACCAAATCCATGGTAATATTCCTCAAGAACTAGGACATCTCTCTAGTCTTGAAGAATTATATCTTGGATCCAACATGTTAGCAGGTGAAATTCCGATTGGAATTTTCAACATTTCATCGCTAAAAGTAATAGCACTTACTGCAAATAGTCTGTCTGGCAAACTTACTTCATACTTGGCTAATAGCCTTCCAAATCTTGAGGGACTTTATCTTGGGATTAATCAGTTTAGTGGTACACTTCCTAGCTCCATATCAAATGCTACTAAGCTCAACTTTCTTGATCTTGGAAGGAACATGTTTAGTGGAAATGTACCAATTGATCTGGGAATAACTCTCCAGCAGATTCAAAGCATCAACTTGCAAAGGAATCACTTTACAAATGATCCCTCATCTACGGGTGAATTAAGTTTTCTAAATTCCCTCTCATATTGCAAGTTCTTGAAAACTATAATGATTGGAGACAACCAATTTAGGGGCATTCTTCCGAAATCATCCTTGACTAACTTGTCATTGTCTCTTGAGAGTTTCATCGCCTATGACTGTGGAATCAGGGGGGAAATCCCAGTTGAAATCAGTAACTTGACTAACTTGTCGTGGTTAACACTGGGAGCCAATGAGTTAATTGGTTCAATTCCTCAAGAATTGGGGAAGTTGAACAAGATGCAAACTTTGAGAATGTACTACAGCCAATTAGATGGGATCATACCTGAAAACTTATGCAATATCAAAGAATTGTACTTCTTGGACTTGAGAAGAAATCGACTAACAGGGAAAGTACTAGGGTGTTTGGGAAATATTTCTTcattaagaaatatatatttagattCCAATGCTTTAAGTTCAGATATTCCATTAAATTTTTGGAGTAATAAGGATATCTCAATTGTAAGTTTGTCGTTTAATCAGTTAAATGGTCCTTCGGAGTTGGAGATTGGAAATATGAGGGGTCTACGTGAGTTATATCTATCAGGAAATGAGTTGTTTGGTCAAATTCCAAGCACCGTTGGACAACTCCAGAATTTGGTTAACCTTTCATTAGATATGAATAGGTTAGATGGTGCTATACCTAAGACATTCGAATATTTGGTCAGCTTGGAATACTTCGATTTGTCACATAACAATTTATCAGGCCAAATTCCAATGTCATTGACAAAGCTTAAGCATCTCATCTATCTGAATGTCTCTTTCAATGAACTATCTGGTGAAATTCCAGATGGAGGTCCTTTTGGTAATTTCACAGCTGAATCGTTCATAGGCAATGGATAGTTATGTGGACCATCTAGATTCCACGTCAAGGCGTGCAAAAACCAGAGCGATATGGGAAGAAACGGGAAGAAAACAGTACTAAAATTTGTTCTTGGACCAGCTGTAGCTGGAGCCGTGGTTATAGCCATTTTATGCATTATTTGGTGGTTGAAATATTGAAAACGGAAAAACCAACTTAGTCCTTTATGGTCCGATTGGTATGGTCAATTATCACACAAGAGGTTTTCTTACTATGAAATTGTTAACAGGGACTAACAACTTTGAAGAATCGAATTTGATTGGAAAGGGAAGCCTTGGTATGGTTTATAAGGGGACATTTACAAATGAGACAGTAGTAGCCGTGAAGGTTTTCAATGCACAGGTGCAAGATGCATTCAAAAGGTTTGATTTGGAGTGTAAGGTTTTGCATAACATTCGACATAGGAATCTTGTTAAGGTGATAAGTAGTTGTGCAAATCTTGATTTCAAGGCACTGGTGCTAGAGTATATGCCTAATAGAATCTTGATTATTGGCTTTACTCTCACAATAATTTCTTGGATTTAATCCTGATACAAAAGATCAAACTTACAATAAGGAATCAAGAGAACAATAAGAACAACAtcactagagaatcaaaggccccactcggcttttctaggttttcaaggcaacaacgacaatattcaacaaaatagataaataacacaagattgcaataactatagtgaatcgaaagagccccacacggcttcactatatcaagatacaaacaacaagattgcaaaatgatggatagtaacttgacacaaaataacctagaatctaagaaccctaacatgaagattaggaccctaagactaaaagatatttacaccaaattcttacttgaatcaagaggaactcatgaacctcaagacccccaagtttctagccaaagaacaacaaaagcgttactacactttgttgtctagttttgggttcactctcaagaacaagagagaagttctcaaaatattacaagacttgtgtttcttccataataaaaatgaactaagtccaagaaataaccctattattgtctatttatagtactccacaaaatgaatggaaaatgaccattctAGCCTTGGTCTTGGGTGGCTTTGGAGTGTAATAAACTTATACTTCAAAgcccctcttcacacttcaaaacatgaaatcccttagatgaattaattacacactcacacacggccatttgcatgaacatggcttacttggctacgtgtgaatggtcttgagctagttgcacttgtatcatcctctccatcttgaagggaatttgtcctcaaattcgatGGATGTTCATCCTCAACCGTGGCAATAGGAGAGAGGTCACATATGTTGaaggtgttgtgcacttgatattccggaGGAAGGTCAattttgtaggcattatcattgattctttcaagtacttgaaagGGACCATCACCCCTCGGCATCAACTTGGTTTTCCTTTGTGAAGGAAACCAGTCTTTTCTAAGGTGCACCCAAACCCAATCACCACCCAATTCAAGAATAAGCTTTCTTCTCCCCTTGTTTGCTTTCTTagcaatctcttgatttttcttctcaagctTTTGCCGCACTTTCTCATGCAATTTCTTCATAGCTTCGGCCTtcttgcttccatctaagctaatcataagatcacttggcaaaggagttaaatccaaaggggtgagggggttgatgtcgtatacacactcaaagggagtcattcccgtacttgagtgtataACCCGATTGAATGCAAATTCCACCAAAGGTAGGTGGTCCTCCCATGAAGTCATTTTGCCTTTAACCATTGATCGTAACATAgaacccaaagtcctatttacaaCCTcggtttggccatcggtttgtgggtggcaagattAGAGAATAGCAATCTAGTGCCAAGCCTACCCCAtattgacttccaaaagtgactaaggaacttagagtccctatcacttacaatggtccttggaacaccatgcaatttgacaacattttcaacaaataaagaagcCACACTTGACGCATCTTCACTTTttgaacaaggaataaagtgtgccatcttagaaaaccgatcaaccacaacaaaaatgtTATCCCTACCTCGTCTAGTCCTCGGCAAtcctaacacaaaatccatagatatatcagGCCAAGGACGTAAAGGAGTGGGAAGCAAGGTATATAACCCGTGAGGGAGGAGCCGAAACTTGGCTCCCTTACAATctacacattggccgcaaatcctagccacatccttgtgcattctaggctaatagaattgctcctccaatatccCGAGGGTCTTGTCAATCCCAAAAtgacccattagaccgccatcGTGTGCTTCCCTtacaaacaactctctccaagagctagaaggtatacacaatcgtctacctttaaacaagtaaccatcaaacttggcataAGGATTTGAACCCCTATCCGAAACCCACTTGTCCCTACCCAATTCTTCCCATTCCCTAAAGATAGAATCAAAGTGAGGATCCTCGGGATACAATGCCTTTAGGCTCTCAAAACCCATTAACTTTGAAGACAAAGTGGACACGAGTACATATTTTCTAGACAAggcatcggcaaccacattgtccttacccttcttgtattgaataacataagggaaggtttctagaaactcaatccatttggcGTGCCGtttgttaagcttgtcttgtgcccgtaaGTGTTTCAAGGACTCATGGTCCGTCCGGATCACAAATTCCTTGAACCACAAGTAGTGTTGCCAATTGCCCAATGCTCTAATCAAggaatacaactctaaatcatacgtggagtagtttagagtaGCACccttgagcttttcactaaaataagcaacGGGTTTTAAGTCTTGCATCAAAACAGCTCCTATGCCTACTTTACTAGCATCGCATTCAACTTCGAACGTCTTATCAAAGTTGGCCAATTATAACAAAGGAGCGAAAATGAGCATAGTTTTCAAAGCttcaaaagccttagcttgctCTTCACCCCACTTGAAGGGTTGCTCTTTCCGAATGACCTCGGTCAAGGGGGCGgctatggtgctaaatcctttgacaaaccttctataaaaactagccaacccttggaAGCTTCTTACTTCACCAACGGTTTGTGGGATTGGCCAATTTTTTATAGCgtctatcttggattcatccacttcgacccctcttgaaccaacaacaaaacccaagaaaacaacttcattaacacTAAAGGAACACTTTTCAAGATTGgcatacaacttttcttttctaagCACATCAAAGACACTTTGTAAATGCAATACATGCTCATCTATGGACTTTCTATAtaccaagacatcatcaaaataaacaataaCAAACTTTCCAACAaaaggcttcatcacatgattcattagccgcatgaaagtacttggagcgttggttaggccgaatggcataaccatccattcatagaaaccaaatttggtcttgaaggcgattttccattcatcaccgggTTGCATACAAATTTGGTGATAACCACTCCAAAGATCTACCTTGGAAAATATACAAGAACCATTCATCTCATCAAGCATGTCATCTAATCTAGAaatagggtgacgatattttaccgtaatcttgttgatggctcgacAGTCCACACACATACGCCAAGTTCTACCCTTCTTTGGTACTAATAATAACGGAACCGCACATGGACTCATGCTCTCTTTGATGTAACCTTTGTTGAGAAGTTCAACTTGTCGTTGTAGTTCTTTGGTGTCCGTAGGGTTGCTTCTATAAGCCGGTTTGTTTGGCAATTGTGAGCCCGACACAAAGCCAATTTTATGCTCAATACCCCGAAGTGGGGGCAACCCTTGCAGaagttctttgggaaaaacatcttcataatcctgcaacacgggaaatcaaaggagaaatagaagaattagtgaggttagtgttaaaacaatgtgccaaaagaagcatgggtgtgtcctcatcatgatccacgaAGAGCTTCttctttctaaccaacatcaccatAGTTTCTTTTCCATTTGATATTGAGGCAGCCCCGGATACCCCCACTACCCCTCCTACCGGTTCccccttcttttctttattttcgtatttcttccccttttctttcaattctttcatCCTTTGATGCAACTCATTCACTTGTGAAGGCAAAAGTGGATGAAGTGTGACCTttcggccatccttctcaagtgtatatcgattagacctcccatcatgtttggtagacctatcatattgccaaggtctacctaacaacaagtgacacgcTTGCATTGGTATTACGTCACAAAGCACTTCGTCATGGTAGTTTCCTACCTTAaaccgtatcacacattgcctcatgACTTTCAATTCACCACATTCATTTAACCATTGCAACTTATAAGGGCTAGTATGAAGTGTAGtgggcaatttcaagaagttcaccatagcaacactaacaatatttgcacaactaccactatctatcaccaaagtgcacacactaCCCTTCACAAGGcacttagtatggaatagattctccctttGGCTAGGgtcatctattgccttactaatcatggcacgcctcactacaaagttcAGAAGA is a genomic window containing:
- the LOC107870638 gene encoding receptor kinase-like protein Xa21; amino-acid sequence: MSLQMNNLTGQIPQSLGSFLTRLQILDLSGNDLFGVVPFSIFNVSSLKLIDLGRNRISGDLPRGFCTRLPNLQGGLPRDMWNLTKLQDLYIARNNLTGNSSTLVMIDIGENQIHGNIPQELGHLSSLEELYLGSNMLAGEIPIGIFNISSLKVIALTANSLSGKLTSYLANSLPNLEGLYLGINQFSGTLPSSISNATKLNFLDLGRNMFSGNVPIDLGITLQQIQSINLQRNHFTNDPSSTGELSFLNSLSYCKFLKTIMIGDNQFRGILPKSSLTNLSLSLESFIAYDCGIRGEIPVEISNLTNLSWLTLGANELIGSIPQELGKLNKMQTLRMYYSQLDGIIPENLCNIKELYFLDLRRNRLTGKVLGCLGNISSLRNIYLDSNALSSDIPLNFWSNKDISIVSLSFNQLNGPSELEIGNMRGLRELYLSGNELFGQIPSTVGQLQNLVNLSLDMNRLDGAIPKTFEYLVSLEYFDLSHNNLSGQIPMSLTKLKHLIYLNVSFNELSGEIPDGGPFGTNNFEESNLIGKGSLGMVYKGTFTNETVVAVKVFNAQVQDAFKRFDLECKVLHNIRHRNLVKVISSCANLDFKALVLEYMPNRILIIGFTLTIISWI
- the LOC124886550 gene encoding uncharacterized protein LOC124886550, with product MISKAIDDPSQRENLFHTKCLVKGSVCTLVIDSGSCANIVSVAMVNFLKLPTTLHTSPYKLQWLNECGELKVMRQCVIRFKVGNYHDEVLCDVIPMQACHLLLGRPWQYDRSTKHDGRSNRYTLEKDGRKVTLHPLLPSQVNELHQRMKELKEKGKKYENKEKKGEPVGGVVGVSGAASISNGKETMVMLVRKKKLFVDHDEDTPMLLLAHCFNTNLTNSSISPLISRVAGL